In the Rhodoferax fermentans genome, GTATTAGAAGGCCAGCATTGATCTTTCAAATAACCAAAATCAATCCTTAGAACTAACAGTCGAGAATGCTTCTCGAACTGCTTGTCAATGTATTTCACTAATTCTCGATAATTTTTATTTGATGAGCGTTCAAAGTCATTTATCTTTTTCTTAAATTTGCTGCTATTACCAATCTTTCGGAGTTCACTCACCAATCCGTTTAGCGTATCACAGCGTGCAATTACCTCATCACAGCTCATGACATGCGCAAGCCATGGCATCCCAAAAAGATACCGTGCTTCAGCAAGTTTGATGTACAAATCGACATAGGGGTTGAATTGATGCATGGGATAATGCTGCTTCAACTCATCAGTATTCATTTTAAGACTATTTATTATTAAATTGCCAATTTTTGCAACGTGAATATAGCTACCATTTTTAAAGCGATTCTCTTTGACCGAGAAATAGTTCTCGTTTGATTTAATAATTTTATCCACTAGAAACTCCATATTCCAAATGTAACCTGCAAGATCCCATTCACGTGTAATTTCACGTCGAGTTACCTCATTTGTTTTTGTATAGGCGTAAGTGCTCTCACATAACGCCAAACCAAGTTCATTTCTTAAATTATTATTCATTAAAGCTTTCTGATGAAGGTTAATTTAAACCTGTAATGTATTTGTATATTGTCTTATATTTATTTCTGAAATAAAATGTTGAAAGATATATCTATTTATTATATAAACTACAAAATTCCTATGAAATTATTGATCGATGTTTATTGATTACTATGAGTAAGGTATCGCTGCCTCAAGCTCATATGTTTTCTGATTAGGATTAAAAAGTTAGTGCAAAATTCGTCTATTTCCGCACCTCCTTACCTATAGCAGACATAGCTGCTTCAACAGGGTGGCGGACTACTGACATTTGGTACCCTCCATTGCTGAACTGGCTGCTATGCGGCCGAGTACCCATTGATTAACAGCGTCAGCGTCAAAACCGATTGCAGATGCTCCCAACTTGAACGGACGCGGAAAATCCTTATCGAACCGCGGTGAGGTTATTGTTATTTTTTCGTACAACGAGCTTCTTGATATCTGCAGTCGCTCACAGACCTGTTTTAGACGCAATATTTTTAGATTCGGCGTTGTTGTTTCTGGTCCCATTGGATTACCTCTCTGGATGTGATTTGTTGCGTTGAAACCGATTGTTCTCGTTCGTTTCACTCCATTGGTATGGGTGCTGAAAAGGTTTTTTTTACTTTTAGTACACCTGTGTGTTTTTGACGAAAAGTGTCTGAGGACACATGTCGTGGTGCGCTTTACAGCTTGTCCACGGTGCCATGAGATCGAAGCCGACACGCCGGAGCTGACCCAACGTAACTAGCTGAATAGACTGCTCACCGTTTGTTGGCTTGGTCTATGCAAGCCAACAAGAGCAAAGGGGGACAGGCGGCCAATGGCAATCAGCGTGTCAATCCGCCGTGCGACTGATCACCATTTTTTTGCAGCACACTTTTCTCGTAAACCATTAGGCGTGCCGATGTCGTGGAAAGCTATTCCTCCGCCCAAGTTGGCTTTACACAAGGTGTTCGCTGGCGGCATTTCCGTTCAGGATCGACGGTGGCTATTTCAATAGCCCAAGAACAGCCAATGTGGCTTTTTGAGCTTGAAATCTTAGTTCTCTGCCCTGAGATTGTTAGTTCCTCATCAACACTCATGCGGCTTTCAAGCCCTTGGCTCTAAAGTCTGGCAAATCAGTCTGAAGCCTGAAAGGCATGTCAAATTCGGCTGTTTTGGTATCTGCTTCACACCGGATTCCGCCGACAAATGACGCTACCGCAACGAGGCCGAGGACATTCAGATTGCGCTTTTGGTGAGCCACTCCATGGCTTTAATGGCCTCTACCGGATGGCGTGATTGACCCTGTTGCACCACGCACGTTAAACCCTGTATGTTCAAAATCCGGGCTGCCTTTTCCCAAACATTGATATGTGGCTCGCGGTAATTGCTTCAGTTAGCTACTGCGTTCAGGTGTAGGCATAACAATGTCCTAAGTCAATAAATTTTTCCTAGTGCATTAAGTGAGCACTCTTTTTTTTGAAAGACAAATCAATTGGACAATGCGACAAGGTAGATAACCAATCCGTTGCGATGTTGGCGAGGCGACGACGATGACACGGCCAAATTCGATGCCTTTAGACCGATGCAATTTGGCAAAGTGAACAGGACTTCATGCAGGTCTACACCGGACAGTTGGTGGCTGGAGCTAAATGGCCTGTTCAGGCGTCCTTGATGGACTGACCCGGCAGAGTCGGAATGGGCAAAGCGACACATTCAACATGGCTCGTGGCAAGCACTATTACGTCTATGTCGTCGAGCTATCCTGGGACGTATTTGTTGTCGTCAAACTTAAGTCGCGCATCCATTCCTGAGGTAAGCCTTTTTGCCAACGCTTCATCAGTGACCATAGAGCCGCAATTTGTGGGTGATCACACAAATCCAAGGCTCCTGCGTACTGGTTGTACTGATTGAAATAGAGATCACTGCGCTTTTGAGCCACGACCGCAGCGGCCAGCAATCCTTGTGGCGGTACCAGATGCTCTTCGATATTCCTGATCGACAAACTCATGTGAAGACCAGCAGGGTCGAAATCATGAAATCCCCACACCGGGCAATCAAACAGACTGATGCAATTTTGGGCATCATCAAGTCGATAGATGTTGTCCCCCTTGAAGATCGTTAGCGCGGTTTTGACTGATGTGAGCCGATCAATGACCCACTGATAACGCTCCAGCTGGCGCAGTGTTTCAAAGTTCTCGACCACCATCACCAGGTCAGGGGTAAGCCCTGCAACCTCCTCTACGCTGGCGACTTGGTATCCAGGACGCGTGGTTGGTGAGCCGCCTGCAAAGACCTTAAAGGCAACAGTGTTGGCATGCGGGTTGACCGTGCCTGACTTTTCGGAAATGCCGGGGCGAAGTACGGCGTCTGCACGGTCGATCAGTTGATCACTGGCGGCCAATGGCAGGCGCAGCGCCTCCAAAAGGCTTCTGACACGTTCTACATCTTCCTGTGAGTACACAAACTTGCGTCCAATGGGTGTGCCAATTTTGCGGTCCACATAAAACCGCTCAGCGCTGGCGCTGTGAGGCCTGTCTCTGCGGTCCGCCAGCAAGCGTTGCAAAAAACGAAGCTCAATGGGGGTCAGGTTCATGTCGCTACACGACTTCTGCAGAAAATACCATCACGTCATCAAACACAGCGTTGAAGGTGTCCGTCGCTTTGGTGACTTGAAGCTCAGTTCTTATGCCCTTTACAGCGAGCTGATGTGTTGCGTACAGCAACCATGCTTCTTCGCTCAGACCGGCCGCTTTCCTGCGCTCCAGTTGCCATTGCGAAATCTCCAATGGTCTGCGCTGGGGCGAACTCAGAAAGCCGACGAGCTCCTCTAACAGGAGATCCTCTTCACGCATGGGGGGATCAATTAGCTCGACGGATGTGCTCTTGACGACTTGCTTGAGCTTAGCTGTCTTTGTCCCTGCCACGACCGATGGCGCCGGCAAACGTGCAGCAGCTGCCTGCAGGAGTTTCTCCTGATCAATACCGTGAGCTTGAATATCGAACCGAGGCCGTACTCGAATCGGTGTCGGCTGCAACAGCGTCGGCTGCGGGGCACTTCCCAATTCAACCTCGAATCCGTCAAGGGTCGGATTGCGAACCATCCACAACCCGGTCCCGTAAAGTACCTTGAGTTCGCGGTCAACGCGACGTTGAACGAACAAGCGCTTGCTGATGATGGCCTGAATGTCGTTGAGTTGTACGCGCCAATCTCCCATTCGTGCTTTGACACGGACGTTGACCATGTGACGTATTTCGTGCAGACCGTAGGCCAAGGCCTCGTTGTCCACCATTTCGAAGAAGTCTTGCAGCTGGTTTAGCTCGCTGATCAACGTCTTGACGCTATCTGCGTAAAAGTGGTTCTGCCTGAGTTTTCGCTTCAACGATTCCACATTGCCGTAATCGGTTGCCGTTTGATGATTGAGCAAGCGCAGGTTCTGGCCCATGAAGAACACGATTTCATTGAGCGTGTAGTTCAGTGATTCTTCAATTTGAGCCTTGTCCCGTTCGTCGCCGCTTTGGCGCATGTCCACCAGTTCCCGCCATTTCGCGCGACCACCGTGAATCTGCTCGGTGATGCGGGTGAGCGTTTGCATAGCGCTGTATTGCGCCAGTCGCTCCGAGAGAAAACTACGAATCCGGGGATTGAGTTGGTAAACCCCGGTTTCAACTGGCATCAAAGCATTGATACCCAACAGTGCGGCGATGCCTTTTTGCATGCCCTCATCTGAGTCGGAAACGCTTCCAGTGAGACTCTGGGATATCACCTCGCTGTAGCGATGCAATGTCCCAAGGATCTTTTGTACCTGATCGCGAGACTCGCTTCGAACGGGCTTAGCCAAGGCTGCTCACCTGATCAAAGAGATCGTCGGTTTCGGCCACTTCAGTCTCTGAAGTCTCACCTGTGCCGATCTCAGTGTTTTCGGCCAGGAAGGTCAACACCTGAGTTAACTGTGTGATCTTTCCGGTTGATCGGTACATCTCTGTGGCTTCATTGACCAGCACCAGATATCCATCTTTGCGCAAATGTTCCAACAGGCGTTTGACCAGTTCCGCATTGGTGTATCTGGCCTCGGTATCGCGGATCGTGCCAATCAGCGCTCGCAGTTGGTCTGACAACGACGCACTTTCGTTGATCGACTGAACCAACTCGGCATGCTGCAAGTATTCGCCTGGTTGCAGCGTGAAATCATCCTTGGCAGAGCGGATCATTTGCAGCATTCGAACGAATGGTCCGTAGTTGTCGCGGAAGCGCAGGAACTCGTCCCGAATCTTGGCCGTATCAGATGGCTGCATTTCCATTGGCGCCATGAAAAATGCGCCGTCGTCACAGACACGTGCCAGTCTCATGTCCAGAGCAGACAGCCACTCGTTGACCCACGCCGCATGATCGTCGTCAGTCAGGTAAGCGAACTCCACCGGAAACGCAAACTCGCAGATGTATTGGCCATCAAGAAGGCTTCGCAATGTCTGTGATCTCATGATGCAACTCCGACGAATGAAGGCAGCGCTTGAGCACGTGCGCGCGGCCGGTACTCAGCAATGACGCCTTGCGGCTGAAACACATACCGCTTGGCGAAGTGCTCGTAAGCAGCCGGGGTCAACGACGGTGATGCGGTCACGACATCAATTAGGTTATGTTGCAGCATTTGCATCAAGCGCTGGAAGTTGCCGGGATCAAAGCGACCGATTTCGTCAGTTGCCCAGGGAATGTGGATCGGTTCACTCCCGCGGATGACATTGATCAAACCCGACAGCAGCATGATCAATGCAATGGCCGTCAGACCGTTGGAACTGATTTGCTCCAGCTGCGACTCGCTATGGAATGTCTTGAAGTTACCATCGTCCGTGACACTCCCGGACAAGGTGATGTGCTGCCCGAGGTTGATCTCCATGGTCCCGGAGGCCAGCGCTGTCATGAACGTGCGCAATGCCTCCGCAATGTGGACTGGAGGCACATGCATGCTGTAGGACGAATGGTGCTGTGCTCGGTGCTCCAGCACCACGTCATCAAGGAGTTTGAGCTTGCCAATGAAGTCAATTTTGTCAAAGTCAGTGACTACATTGGCGGTGAAGTCTGAAAAGCGTTCGAAACTACGGCTCACTCGCTTGAGCCCTTCTTGTAACGACTGGTTGAACCGCCGTACCTCAGATTCGAAACTCAGGAGTGTCTTGCGGTACTCGCTGATGTTCTCCAGGATGGTGCTCAGTGAAGTGTTCACATTGACGACAACTTCACGTGGAATTCTGTCGTAAAGCCGGACCATCCGAGTGGCCCGTGCCACATCAGATCTATCCTGGTCGACCTCGTTGAGCACACCAACAACGAACTCCCTGGTCGAGCTTTCCTTTTCGCACAACTCGCGCTCCAACCGCTGGACCTTGAGGCGGATATCCCTTTGGATGTCATTGAAGGCTTCAAATGCCAACTGGCACTCCGCTAACAACTCTGAAGCGAAAGCATCCGATGTCAGGGTGGACGCACCGGACATGGCAAAGTCGGCCAGAAGACGATCCGCCTCGTTGAGAATGTTGAGCTCGAAATTCGCTTTGCTTATGGCACCGTTGTGAGTTTTCTCCTGCTTTGCGAGATCCAGCAGGCGTTTAGCATGGGCTTTCTGAAGGTCGCTCTGGTTGGTCTGTGCTGTTGTCAACGCCTTTTTCGCTCGCTCAAGAGCTGTGTCGGCATCGACTAACCTGGATGGGCCGTGGGTGTTGATCCAGCGATCCCAACTGAGAACCAAATCGGCATGATCGTTGATCTCTTTGATCTCGCCAGTGAGCATATTCAGCTGAGTATTCAGCCTGTTGAGTTTGTCGGTATCAACGCCCTTCTCCTGCAACTCCCTGTCGCGTGCCAACTCCATTTCCTTTATCAACGTTGACTGCTGGCGCTGGAAGGTTGTGACGTTTGCGTCAATCTCATTGAGTTTGGTGTCACGTCGGGTCTGCGCTGTCTTTCTTGCGGCATTGAACGTTTCCTTCTCGGCTGCAACCTCTTTTGCCATCTCCGTTTTGCGCGTGTTCAGGCTTTTCCGCTCGGCTGCGAGTTTTTGTTTTGCGGCATCATGTTCCTGGCCGGCCAGCGTTTCGGCCGCTGCCATTGCCTTGACCATGTCAGCCTTGCAGGCGCTTTCGTGCTTCTTGAATCGCTCAGTCTTGCCGTTGAGGACATTCAACCGGGCATCGTGTTGATTGAAAGCTTCTATCGCTTCAAGACGAGCCTCCTCTGCGTCATTGAAGGCAGCGTCCAGTTCAACCAGCCTCGTTCTTGCTGTGGACTCTTGTTGCTCACACATCGCCAGCATGTTGTCCAACATCTCTCGATGAGTCCACTCGGGAGCTTCTATGGCATCCAGATTGATAGCCCACCCGTACAAGCTGCTGCCTTCGTCTACCAGGTGGCCATAGAGATCAGTCCTTACCAACAAAGCGGGATCAATGACCCTTGCAAGGTGCGCGCGCCATTGATCGTCGGGGCTGGCAAGCAGCGCTGCGTGGAGGCTGCCTGCAGCGGGTTGCACCCGTGCCTGAGCTTGGTTCAGCGCTTGCTCTGCTTCACGTAAACGCTGCTTTTGTTGCTCAACCTGGCGCTCCAGGTCGTCGCGCTTGTTTTGGGCAGCGTTCCGGTTGTTTGTGTACTGACTGAGGGCGCCTTGCGCGACAATGATCTCTTGCTGGTGGTCAGACAGAACGACTGCCGCGTGACGCCATCGTTCTTCAATCTCTGGCGCGACGCGTGGGCGAGCGAGACACATCTCGGCCTCGGACACTGCCGCAATTTGGCGTTCCAATTTGGCTTGAAGATCAGCAAGTTCCGCCTCATTCTTATCGTTGAGAGTATTGAGGGCCGTTGTTTCTTGCTCACTGAGCAATGCAATTTCCTTGTCGTACAGATTATTTGGGGTGTTCTTGCCTTCGAGCATTTTGACTGTCGTCAAAGCGGCTGTTGACTTTGCATTGCTGATACTTCGTTCATAGGTTTGCAAGATGCCCGATGCAGCCTTTTGCAGCTCGCCTATCAACTCACTTTGCGTGTCCCGGCTGGCCTTCATCCCTGGCAGTTGCTGCTGCTTTTTTGCCCAAGCAGGGGCATCGTTGTCTTCCAAGTAGTCTTTTTGGTTCTTGAGATCCTGATACAAGTTGGAAGCCTCACGAACTGACTGCGTTGCTGCAGCAATCAGTCCATTGTGTTTGTCTAGTTCGGCATCGGCTTGCTCAGTCTCCCTATTTTTCAACTCAGTCAGTGCTTTGAGTGCCGCATTCGCCTGATCAACGATTTGCTGATTGATGCGGCGAAGCCGCTGGACATCAGAGCGTTTCTGTCCAAGCAGGATTTCCTGTTGCTGGTTTCTGCCCAGAGCATCTCGCAGCCCTTCGACGAGCGGCTTGAGTTTGAGGGCACGCTCAGCACCGTCACGATCGCGCAACCATCTCTCAATCTGTTCCTTGCTTTGCCTCAGTTGTGGCGATTTGCCAGCACCGTTGGCGTTGAGTCCACCAATGCGCTCCGTGACGATGTTGGCGGCCACTTCGGTGAAGTCTGCGAAGTTGATGTGTTCCTTGACCACAGCGGCGACAAGCCTGTCCAAGTGTGGCAACCGTTTTGAACTGAAGCTGAACTTTCGAGCCTCCACGCGTCGGGCGTCGGCGTCTTTGCCCACGCCGATGTTGTTCAGAATCACTTGTCTATAGTGTGCGGCGGTGTGCTTTGCACTCGGTGAACAACCGAGTTTGGTTGCCACTTCAGCGCTGGTGACGTCATCTAGAAAGACCTCACCATCGCCATCACTGTCTTTGGCGACGAAGAACTCTTTTCGGAAAGCAGAGGCAAAAAAACGGTATTCAGGGGCATCCGTTTGCGTATGTCGGCGCAGCACGACTAGACAGACATCATCTAGACCATCACCACGTTGGTATTCATAGACAACGGCAGACTCCGGGTACGGCAGAACGAAGCGCAACATGGGCTCCCGGTTCTCTCCCACTGGCGCGATTTGGCTGGGCGAATGCCCGAAGAAAAGCGGAAGTAGCTGCAGCGTCGTTGTTTTGCCTGCACCATTGGGCCCCGTGATGGCGGCTCCACCGCGAATATCGAGTTCAGTGATTCGCCCCGAACAGACTTTCCCTGAAGTCTTGGCGTTGATCAGAAACATTTTTCTGAGTCTTGAAGTCATATTGCAATCTTTATTCTCTGTTGCACAACTTTGATCACCTGCCAACCAGTCAACTTGTTGCTATCCTATCTATAGGCTTTGGTTAACCCCCTGCTAGCCAATCTGGTTTGCAAACGTCTGACACCTTGAGTCGGTCCGCCAAACGACTTCACAGACATGTCTGACACTTTTCAGCCAGTTTTGATCAAAGTAGCTTCACGCTTCGCCCGAGTCACCGCAACGTATAACAACTTGCGCTGACCAAGTGTGTCTGCCGGGTCGTCAAAATATGCAGCGGGGGCGACGACGATAACCCGGTCAAATTCCAAGCCTTTGGCGCGATGCATGGTGGCAAAGTGCACAACAGTCGCAGCACTAGAAATGTTCTGATTGGCGTCAATGACCGATGTAGCCAGGCCAGCCAACTCAAATTGGCGAGCAAATACATTTCGGACCGCCTGACTGCTGGCTATGACGCACGTGTTGCCAAGCTGGTGGTCAGCATCATCGATTTGCCAATGCTTCACGCTGGCAAGCGCTGAGGCAACAGCGGCCTCCACACTGTTTGTCTCAATGACTGTAGGCGCCGGACCATGTGACAGCGACTTGTACCGGCGAGTTTCATCGTGCCCGTCGTCCAGATCGTCCACCTCACAGCCCTCAAGCAGAGCCACCGCAGCCCGGCGAATCTCATCGGTGGTTCTGTAGTTGAGGTAAAGCTTACGCGCCCTGCCCCGGATGTCGATCCCGCATTTGCTCATAGCAGCGCGGTGGCGGCTGTAAATGCGCTGATGACCATCACCAACAAAGAACAGATCATTGGCCTCACGCGGCATCATGGCACGCAACAGTTTGAGGGCTTGCGGCCCAAAATCCTGCGTTTCATCAATCACGATGGCACTGTAAGGCAGACCTGCACCACCTCTATCAGCCTCTTGGGTGAGGACTGTGGCAATGTCGCGGTAAGCGTCATCCACTTCCTTTAGCTTGCGTGAGGTCAACTGACCCCGGTACTCTTCGAACACTGGCCAAACGGCGTCGCGCTTGGCACGGCTCAGAATGACACCCCGACCGATCCTGCGCACAGCACGATATTCATCCTTTGTGGTGACACCTTGCGCCAAGACCACTTGCTCGAACTCCTGCTCGTAGAAAGTTGGAGGTAAATCCAGTGAGGCATCCTTCACGGCCAACGCGGCCTGCCAGGCTTGCAACGCACCATCTTGGCTACGGTCATAGACAATTTTGTGTTCCAGCTTGCGTGAA is a window encoding:
- a CDS encoding UvrD-helicase domain-containing protein, whose amino-acid sequence is MSVKPKVALSQDFLFQLAKLPSSAQSKVLKWAVKFQADPKSPGINYEKINAARDPNLKSVRVDLDWRGIVFKPDSGDVYVLLHVDHHDEAYRWAERRKIAINPVTGAMQIVFVQEMAEPVVDALVAAKPVAVATPVTSAVPAELLADPQPLLFAALSDHELMSMGVPEDWLGRVRGVQTEAQLDGLQASLPVEAYEGLFLIAAGDTVTQVLTSRETRVDRTIDTEDFVTALTTPESQSRFVVVDDDEAMLAIMNAPLAQWRIFLHPTQYKLAGGDRSGPVRVLGGAGTGKTVVAMHRAKWLAENRTQGEQKVLFTTFTKNLAMDIEDNLKTLCSPKTMARIEVRNLDAWVHGFMRSRKLEHKIVYDRSQDGALQAWQAALAVKDASLDLPPTFYEQEFEQVVLAQGVTTKDEYRAVRRIGRGVILSRAKRDAVWPVFEEYRGQLTSRKLKEVDDAYRDIATVLTQEADRGGAGLPYSAIVIDETQDFGPQALKLLRAMMPREANDLFFVGDGHQRIYSRHRAAMSKCGIDIRGRARKLYLNYRTTDEIRRAAVALLEGCEVDDLDDGHDETRRYKSLSHGPAPTVIETNSVEAAVASALASVKHWQIDDADHQLGNTCVIASSQAVRNVFARQFELAGLATSVIDANQNISSAATVVHFATMHRAKGLEFDRVIVVAPAAYFDDPADTLGQRKLLYVAVTRAKREATLIKTG
- a CDS encoding YagK/YfjJ domain-containing protein translates to MNNNLRNELGLALCESTYAYTKTNEVTRREITREWDLAGYIWNMEFLVDKIIKSNENYFSVKENRFKNGSYIHVAKIGNLIINSLKMNTDELKQHYPMHQFNPYVDLYIKLAEARYLFGMPWLAHVMSCDEVIARCDTLNGLVSELRKIGNSSKFKKKINDFERSSNKNYRELVKYIDKQFEKHSRLLVLRIDFGYLKDQCWPSNTEGAIKHDEVKLHRETLVAYMKRSLPKNSMVGFAWKLEYGLEKSYHYHMLLLLDGSIVREDITIARMIGEYWSKTITNGKGLYWNCNANKSSYKSCGIGMVSHGDSDTRKGLRKAAMYMTKTDYYIKMVTPGNGRVFGKGNMPEPKKGNIGRPRNIGKYEPSNLNRIVC
- a CDS encoding helix-turn-helix transcriptional regulator, whose amino-acid sequence is MGPETTTPNLKILRLKQVCERLQISRSSLYEKITITSPRFDKDFPRPFKLGASAIGFDADAVNQWVLGRIAASSAMEGTKCQ
- a CDS encoding DUF7281 domain-containing protein, producing MNLTPIELRFLQRLLADRRDRPHSASAERFYVDRKIGTPIGRKFVYSQEDVERVRSLLEALRLPLAASDQLIDRADAVLRPGISEKSGTVNPHANTVAFKVFAGGSPTTRPGYQVASVEEVAGLTPDLVMVVENFETLRQLERYQWVIDRLTSVKTALTIFKGDNIYRLDDAQNCISLFDCPVWGFHDFDPAGLHMSLSIRNIEEHLVPPQGLLAAAVVAQKRSDLYFNQYNQYAGALDLCDHPQIAALWSLMKRWQKGLPQEWMRDLSLTTTNTSQDSSTT
- a CDS encoding condensin complex protein MksE produces the protein MRSQTLRSLLDGQYICEFAFPVEFAYLTDDDHAAWVNEWLSALDMRLARVCDDGAFFMAPMEMQPSDTAKIRDEFLRFRDNYGPFVRMLQMIRSAKDDFTLQPGEYLQHAELVQSINESASLSDQLRALIGTIRDTEARYTNAELVKRLLEHLRKDGYLVLVNEATEMYRSTGKITQLTQVLTFLAENTEIGTGETSETEVAETDDLFDQVSSLG
- a CDS encoding ATP-binding protein — protein: MFLINAKTSGKVCSGRITELDIRGGAAITGPNGAGKTTTLQLLPLFFGHSPSQIAPVGENREPMLRFVLPYPESAVVYEYQRGDGLDDVCLVVLRRHTQTDAPEYRFFASAFRKEFFVAKDSDGDGEVFLDDVTSAEVATKLGCSPSAKHTAAHYRQVILNNIGVGKDADARRVEARKFSFSSKRLPHLDRLVAAVVKEHINFADFTEVAANIVTERIGGLNANGAGKSPQLRQSKEQIERWLRDRDGAERALKLKPLVEGLRDALGRNQQQEILLGQKRSDVQRLRRINQQIVDQANAALKALTELKNRETEQADAELDKHNGLIAAATQSVREASNLYQDLKNQKDYLEDNDAPAWAKKQQQLPGMKASRDTQSELIGELQKAASGILQTYERSISNAKSTAALTTVKMLEGKNTPNNLYDKEIALLSEQETTALNTLNDKNEAELADLQAKLERQIAAVSEAEMCLARPRVAPEIEERWRHAAVVLSDHQQEIIVAQGALSQYTNNRNAAQNKRDDLERQVEQQKQRLREAEQALNQAQARVQPAAGSLHAALLASPDDQWRAHLARVIDPALLVRTDLYGHLVDEGSSLYGWAINLDAIEAPEWTHREMLDNMLAMCEQQESTARTRLVELDAAFNDAEEARLEAIEAFNQHDARLNVLNGKTERFKKHESACKADMVKAMAAAETLAGQEHDAAKQKLAAERKSLNTRKTEMAKEVAAEKETFNAARKTAQTRRDTKLNEIDANVTTFQRQQSTLIKEMELARDRELQEKGVDTDKLNRLNTQLNMLTGEIKEINDHADLVLSWDRWINTHGPSRLVDADTALERAKKALTTAQTNQSDLQKAHAKRLLDLAKQEKTHNGAISKANFELNILNEADRLLADFAMSGASTLTSDAFASELLAECQLAFEAFNDIQRDIRLKVQRLERELCEKESSTREFVVGVLNEVDQDRSDVARATRMVRLYDRIPREVVVNVNTSLSTILENISEYRKTLLSFESEVRRFNQSLQEGLKRVSRSFERFSDFTANVVTDFDKIDFIGKLKLLDDVVLEHRAQHHSSYSMHVPPVHIAEALRTFMTALASGTMEINLGQHITLSGSVTDDGNFKTFHSESQLEQISSNGLTAIALIMLLSGLINVIRGSEPIHIPWATDEIGRFDPGNFQRLMQMLQHNLIDVVTASPSLTPAAYEHFAKRYVFQPQGVIAEYRPRARAQALPSFVGVAS